One Tomitella gaofuii DNA segment encodes these proteins:
- the secD gene encoding protein translocase subunit SecD: MAKKSGQFHPARYLALFGVIVAVLYALVFFTGDREPTPQLGIDLQGGTSVTLTARTPDGSSPSDESLDQARKIIESRVNGLGVSGASVVVDGDNIVITVPGSDGEAAKSLGQTAKLTIRPVLQSQPVGAGAGAPPAPANPAAPSAPENPSAPSVPAPGTSGGAPAESDGAPAPQNRVYPLAAPGDTPAPASGEDAPEAPAPTPAPSGGDASTAPGVSAQSPAEAAMTDKAREEIEAAKKTRQSTDPAVQQQSMSDLAATGCVGEDPLRGNDDPTLPLVACNANGQEVLLLGPAIIKGEQIANAQSQFDQQQGGYIVSLEFKPDASQVWADFTRENLQKRAAFVLDTEVISAPVIQGVTPAGSATSIYGNFSQSEAQSLANQLKYGSLPLSFSQSDAKTVSATLGLSSLKAGLIAGLVGLILVLLYCLAYYRALGVLISLSLILSGILVYALLVLLGRSIGYSLDLAGIAGLIIGIGTTADSFVVYFERVKDEIREGRSFRSAVPRGWARARRTILSGNTVSIIGAAVLYFLAIGDVKGFAFTLGLTTILDLVVVFLVTHPLLHIASTKQWAANPRWNGLGAMSDVARERKAAALAAAAKES, translated from the coding sequence GTGGCGAAAAAATCCGGGCAGTTCCATCCCGCCCGCTACCTTGCGCTGTTCGGCGTCATCGTGGCAGTGCTGTACGCGCTCGTGTTCTTCACGGGCGACCGCGAGCCGACGCCGCAGCTGGGTATCGACCTGCAGGGCGGGACGTCCGTCACGCTCACCGCACGCACGCCGGACGGCAGCAGCCCCAGCGACGAGAGTCTGGACCAGGCGCGCAAGATCATCGAGTCCCGTGTCAACGGGCTGGGCGTCTCCGGCGCCAGCGTGGTGGTGGACGGCGACAACATCGTCATCACCGTCCCCGGCAGTGACGGCGAGGCCGCCAAGAGCCTCGGGCAGACGGCCAAGTTGACGATCCGACCGGTCCTGCAGTCGCAGCCCGTCGGCGCGGGCGCCGGGGCGCCGCCGGCTCCCGCGAACCCCGCTGCCCCGTCCGCGCCGGAGAACCCGTCCGCGCCCTCCGTGCCCGCGCCGGGAACGTCCGGTGGGGCGCCGGCCGAATCGGACGGGGCCCCCGCCCCGCAGAACCGCGTCTACCCGCTCGCCGCGCCCGGCGACACGCCTGCGCCCGCGTCCGGGGAGGACGCGCCGGAAGCCCCGGCGCCGACGCCGGCACCCTCGGGCGGCGATGCATCGACCGCGCCCGGCGTGTCGGCGCAGTCGCCGGCGGAGGCGGCGATGACGGACAAGGCCCGCGAGGAGATCGAGGCCGCCAAGAAGACCCGGCAGAGCACCGACCCTGCGGTGCAGCAGCAATCCATGAGCGACCTCGCCGCCACAGGGTGCGTCGGCGAGGACCCGCTGCGCGGAAACGACGACCCGACGCTGCCGCTCGTCGCCTGCAACGCCAACGGGCAGGAGGTGTTGCTGCTCGGCCCGGCCATCATCAAGGGCGAACAGATCGCCAACGCCCAGTCGCAGTTCGACCAGCAGCAGGGCGGCTACATCGTCTCGCTGGAGTTCAAGCCGGACGCCAGTCAGGTGTGGGCGGACTTCACCCGCGAAAACCTGCAGAAGCGCGCCGCCTTCGTCCTCGACACCGAGGTGATCAGCGCGCCGGTCATCCAGGGCGTCACGCCCGCGGGCAGCGCGACGTCCATCTACGGCAATTTCTCGCAGTCCGAGGCGCAGTCGCTGGCCAACCAGCTCAAGTACGGTTCGTTGCCGCTGTCGTTCTCGCAGTCCGACGCCAAGACCGTCTCGGCCACGCTGGGGCTGTCCTCGCTCAAGGCGGGCCTCATCGCCGGCCTGGTGGGCCTGATCCTCGTGCTGTTGTACTGCCTGGCGTACTACCGGGCGCTCGGCGTGCTCATCTCGCTGTCGCTGATATTGTCCGGCATCCTCGTCTACGCCCTGCTGGTGCTGCTCGGCAGATCGATCGGATACAGCCTGGATCTCGCCGGCATCGCGGGTCTCATCATCGGCATCGGCACCACGGCCGACTCGTTCGTCGTCTATTTCGAACGCGTCAAGGATGAGATACGCGAGGGGCGCAGCTTCCGCTCGGCAGTGCCGCGCGGGTGGGCGCGCGCTCGCCGCACGATCCTGTCCGGCAACACGGTGAGCATCATCGGCGCTGCGGTGTTGTACTTCCTTGCTATCGGCGACGTCAAGGGCTTCGCGTTCACGCTGGGCCTCACGACGATCCTCGACCTAGTCGTGGTGTTCCTGGTGACGCACCCGCTGCTGCACATCGCGTCCACCAAGCAGTGGGCGGCGAATCCCCGCTGGAACGGACTCGGAGCGATGTCCGACGTGGCCCGCGAACGCAAGGCGGCGGCGTTGGCCGCGGCCGCGAAGGAGAGCTGA
- a CDS encoding ABC transporter substrate-binding protein has product MRALAALVAAGTAVGLVASCSSGGSPAAGIGYVIDGAVPTYNVASTTGADSAARQAFVRVQTGFSYPGPHGETIADTDFGTVTPVPGDPSSIQYRINPAARYSDGAPVVCDDMVLAWAAQSGMFTVPGADGAPVALFDAPVDPVMEQIAAIDCEPGSRDAVVHYKGERAVTDWRSAFGATSMLPSHIVAQGAAGIDPGAGAEDTDGADGGASATPAAPAAAGVNIVQAVRDRDLDVLRTVADYWNTAFTLTAGTVDPDVFVSSGPYRLDSVDEDGSIELVANASWWGDEARTERIAIHPRNASVNTLVSDGEVEVVDTGAGAKQAMALGDGYATTVHATDDVEQLVFADRGPLATAAARRAVAACVPRGRIAAEFAPDGSAPDGSAADGSAPDGPKQGGTESEAEAVDASPVQNSRSTLPGTLAYGFVAGTAGGGFVEPDVAAAQAALDKAGLEGLTVRVGYRAPDARRAAVVALMAEACAPAGIRIEDAGAAAFTPQALTDGTVDAVLGGTGGSQAGPPRGPATPVARLAALTTGASGNIGGFSHGRFDEIVERLQVTPDGADALGLTREAEQILWDEMPTLPLYRTPRQTSFVGGLHAGAPTTSWAGAGWNMDRWMVLK; this is encoded by the coding sequence GTGAGGGCACTCGCGGCGCTGGTGGCGGCCGGTACGGCGGTGGGCCTGGTCGCGTCGTGCTCGTCGGGCGGATCGCCGGCCGCGGGCATCGGATACGTCATCGACGGCGCGGTGCCCACCTACAACGTCGCCTCGACCACCGGCGCGGACTCCGCGGCGCGGCAGGCGTTCGTCCGGGTGCAGACGGGCTTCAGCTACCCGGGGCCGCACGGTGAGACCATCGCGGACACCGATTTCGGCACCGTCACCCCGGTGCCCGGAGACCCTTCGAGCATCCAGTACCGGATCAACCCGGCGGCGCGGTACTCGGACGGGGCGCCCGTCGTCTGCGACGACATGGTGCTGGCCTGGGCGGCGCAGAGCGGAATGTTCACCGTCCCCGGCGCGGACGGCGCCCCGGTCGCGCTCTTCGACGCCCCGGTGGACCCGGTGATGGAGCAGATCGCCGCGATCGACTGCGAACCGGGAAGCCGAGACGCCGTCGTGCACTACAAGGGCGAGCGGGCCGTGACGGACTGGCGGTCCGCGTTCGGCGCCACGAGCATGCTCCCGTCGCACATCGTCGCCCAGGGCGCCGCGGGGATCGACCCGGGGGCCGGGGCGGAGGACACGGACGGGGCGGACGGCGGAGCGAGCGCGACGCCTGCCGCGCCGGCGGCCGCCGGTGTGAACATCGTGCAGGCGGTGCGGGACAGGGACCTCGACGTCCTGCGGACCGTCGCGGACTACTGGAACACCGCCTTCACGTTGACTGCGGGCACGGTGGACCCGGACGTGTTCGTGTCGTCGGGCCCGTACCGGCTGGATTCGGTGGACGAGGACGGCAGCATCGAACTGGTCGCCAACGCGTCATGGTGGGGGGACGAGGCCCGCACCGAGCGGATCGCGATCCACCCGCGCAACGCATCGGTGAACACCCTCGTCTCCGACGGCGAGGTGGAGGTGGTCGACACCGGGGCCGGCGCCAAGCAGGCGATGGCACTGGGCGACGGCTACGCGACGACAGTGCACGCCACCGACGACGTCGAACAGCTCGTCTTCGCCGACCGTGGCCCGCTGGCCACTGCAGCGGCGCGCCGGGCGGTGGCCGCGTGCGTGCCGCGCGGGCGGATCGCCGCCGAGTTCGCGCCCGACGGCTCCGCCCCCGACGGCTCTGCCGCCGACGGCTCTGCCCCGGACGGCCCGAAGCAAGGCGGCACAGAGTCGGAAGCGGAAGCCGTCGACGCTTCGCCGGTGCAGAATTCGCGCAGCACCCTTCCCGGCACGCTCGCCTACGGGTTCGTCGCGGGCACTGCGGGCGGCGGGTTCGTCGAACCGGACGTGGCGGCCGCACAGGCGGCGCTGGACAAGGCGGGGCTCGAGGGGCTCACGGTGCGCGTCGGCTACCGGGCGCCGGATGCGCGCCGGGCCGCCGTGGTGGCGCTGATGGCGGAGGCGTGCGCGCCGGCCGGCATCCGGATCGAAGATGCCGGCGCGGCCGCGTTCACCCCGCAGGCGCTCACGGACGGCACGGTCGACGCGGTGTTGGGCGGCACGGGCGGGTCGCAGGCGGGTCCGCCGCGTGGACCGGCGACCCCGGTGGCGCGGCTGGCGGCGCTGACCACCGGCGCATCGGGCAACATCGGCGGCTTCTCCCACGGCCGCTTCGACGAGATCGTCGAGCGTTTGCAGGTCACCCCGGACGGCGCCGACGCCCTGGGGCTGACGCGCGAGGCCGAACAGATCCTGTGGGATGAGATGCCGACGCTGCCGCTGTACCGCACGCCCCGGCAGACGTCCTTCGTCGGCGGCCTGCATGCGGGGGCCCCGACGACATCATGGGCGGGCGCCGGGTGGAACATGGACCGGTGGATGGTACTCAAGTGA
- the ruvB gene encoding Holliday junction branch migration DNA helicase RuvB, translating into MRATMVSGDGDTDSGLRPKTLDDFIGQPRVREQLHLVLSGAMKRSVTPDHILLSGPPGLGKTSLAMIIATELGTSLRMTSGPALERAGDLAAMLSNLVEGDVLFIDEIHRMARPAEEMLYLAMEDFRVDVVVGKGPGATSIPLDVAPFTLVGATTRSGALTGPLRDRFGFTAHMDFYEPGELEHVLRRSATILEVDLQPSAAREIAGRSRGTPRIANRLLRRVRDYADVRSDGTVTLAVARAALQVYDVDEAGLDRLDRSVLAALVRSFGGGPVGVGTLAVAVGEESGTVEEVCEPFLVRAGMIARTPRGRVATAAGWHHLGLTPPEGLVYGGIEVRPAE; encoded by the coding sequence ATGCGCGCGACGATGGTCTCCGGCGACGGCGACACCGATTCCGGTCTGCGGCCGAAGACGCTCGACGACTTCATCGGCCAGCCGCGGGTGCGGGAACAACTGCACCTGGTGCTCTCCGGCGCGATGAAGCGGTCCGTCACGCCGGACCACATCCTCCTGTCCGGCCCGCCGGGGCTGGGCAAGACGTCGCTGGCCATGATCATCGCCACCGAGCTGGGCACGTCCTTGCGGATGACCTCCGGGCCGGCGTTGGAGCGTGCGGGCGACCTGGCCGCCATGCTGAGCAACCTGGTCGAGGGCGACGTCCTGTTCATCGACGAGATCCACCGCATGGCCCGGCCCGCCGAGGAGATGCTGTACCTGGCGATGGAGGACTTCCGCGTGGACGTGGTGGTGGGCAAGGGCCCCGGCGCCACGTCGATCCCACTGGACGTGGCCCCGTTCACCCTGGTGGGGGCCACCACACGGTCGGGCGCGCTGACGGGGCCGCTGCGCGACCGGTTCGGCTTCACCGCCCACATGGACTTCTACGAGCCGGGCGAACTCGAACACGTGCTGCGGCGCTCGGCCACCATCCTCGAGGTGGACTTGCAGCCCTCTGCGGCGCGGGAGATCGCCGGCCGTTCGCGCGGCACGCCCCGCATCGCCAACAGGCTGCTGCGCCGGGTGCGCGACTACGCGGACGTGCGGTCCGACGGCACGGTCACGCTGGCCGTCGCCCGGGCGGCGCTGCAGGTCTACGACGTCGACGAGGCCGGGCTGGACCGGCTGGACCGGTCGGTGCTGGCCGCGCTCGTCCGCAGCTTCGGCGGGGGCCCCGTCGGCGTCGGCACGTTGGCGGTGGCGGTGGGGGAGGAGTCCGGCACGGTCGAGGAGGTGTGCGAGCCGTTCCTGGTGCGGGCGGGCATGATCGCGCGGACGCCGCGCGGCCGGGTCGCCACGGCGGCAGGCTGGCATCATCTGGGTCTCACTCCGCCGGAGGGGCTTGTATACGGCGGGATCGAGGTGCGGCCCGCGGAGTGA
- the secF gene encoding protein translocase subunit SecF codes for MGENTTAAVKTPPPSSGGRGFFSKLYTGTGAFQIISRRRQFYIVTGVVVLVCILSIAIRGFTFGIDFEGGSRITFPTTPQATTSEVADVFEEAIGNEPVSVQTVGSGGSSSFLIQAETLSVPQSVELRQALFDAFQPVGADGTPTIDTIGVSAVSSTWGGEITKKAIFALVVFLVLVGVYIAIRFERDMAFAALLAVLLDLIVTAGIYSLVGFEVSPATVIGLLTILGYSLYDTVVVFDKVEENVEGLFHQRRRTYAEQANLAVNQTLMRSINTSLTTILPILALMVIAVWMLGVGTLKDLALVLLIGITVGTYSSICTATPLLVTFKEMHAKIKGHNKKVYERRARAEERAAAGHAAADDDDVADGEGDSADGDSGDVARDGANASGGGAAGGGRPRAGVSGTATKPRPGARPASKRRKRR; via the coding sequence ATGGGCGAGAACACCACCGCAGCGGTCAAGACCCCGCCGCCCTCGAGTGGGGGCCGGGGGTTCTTCTCCAAGCTTTACACGGGTACCGGAGCGTTCCAGATCATCTCCCGGCGCCGGCAGTTCTACATCGTCACCGGCGTCGTGGTGCTGGTGTGCATCCTGAGCATCGCGATCCGCGGCTTCACCTTCGGCATCGACTTCGAGGGCGGGTCGCGCATCACCTTCCCGACCACCCCGCAGGCCACCACCAGCGAGGTCGCCGATGTGTTCGAAGAGGCCATCGGGAACGAGCCGGTGTCGGTGCAGACGGTCGGCTCGGGCGGCTCGTCGTCGTTCCTCATCCAGGCGGAGACGCTGAGCGTGCCGCAGTCCGTCGAGCTCCGACAGGCGCTGTTCGACGCTTTCCAACCGGTGGGCGCAGACGGGACGCCCACGATCGACACGATCGGCGTCTCGGCCGTCAGCTCCACCTGGGGCGGGGAGATCACGAAGAAGGCGATCTTCGCCCTCGTCGTCTTCCTGGTGCTGGTGGGGGTGTACATCGCCATCAGGTTCGAACGGGATATGGCCTTCGCAGCGCTGCTGGCGGTGCTGCTGGACCTGATCGTCACGGCAGGCATCTACTCGCTCGTCGGATTCGAGGTGTCGCCGGCGACGGTCATCGGTCTGCTGACGATCCTCGGCTATTCGCTGTACGACACGGTGGTGGTCTTCGACAAGGTGGAGGAGAACGTCGAGGGACTGTTCCACCAACGCAGACGCACCTATGCGGAGCAGGCGAACCTGGCGGTCAACCAGACGCTCATGCGCTCGATCAACACCTCGCTCACCACGATTCTGCCGATCCTCGCTCTGATGGTCATCGCGGTGTGGATGCTCGGCGTCGGCACGCTCAAGGACCTGGCACTGGTCCTGCTCATCGGCATCACCGTGGGCACCTACTCGTCCATCTGCACGGCCACGCCGCTGCTCGTGACGTTCAAAGAGATGCACGCGAAGATCAAGGGCCACAACAAGAAGGTCTACGAACGCCGCGCCCGCGCCGAGGAGCGCGCGGCGGCGGGCCACGCCGCGGCCGACGACGATGACGTCGCCGACGGTGAGGGCGACTCCGCCGATGGTGATTCCGGGGATGTCGCGCGCGACGGCGCGAACGCGAGCGGCGGCGGTGCGGCCGGCGGCGGCAGGCCGCGGGCGGGGGTCTCCGGCACGGCGACGAAGCCGCGGCCGGGAGCGCGGCCCGCATCGAAGCGGCGGAAGCGGCGCTGA
- the yajC gene encoding preprotein translocase subunit YajC, with product MDGIIFILILLVLMVPLFLTTRRQKKAMRQTQETQANLAIGDEVMTTSGMHAEVTGLQETTVDLEIAPGVVTRWERIAIRERLTGHSAEDADAGYDQSDEDDAQDGFTEEDIEGFSADDLTPEDFAGDAQGDGACRGSDRGRRDGDVAES from the coding sequence GTGGACGGAATCATTTTCATTCTCATCCTTCTGGTGCTCATGGTGCCGTTGTTCCTGACGACGCGCCGCCAGAAGAAGGCGATGCGCCAGACGCAGGAGACCCAGGCGAACCTCGCCATCGGCGACGAGGTGATGACCACCTCGGGCATGCACGCGGAGGTCACGGGCCTGCAGGAGACCACGGTCGATCTCGAGATCGCGCCCGGCGTCGTCACCCGCTGGGAGCGCATCGCCATCCGTGAGCGCCTCACCGGCCACTCCGCCGAGGACGCGGACGCCGGGTATGACCAGTCCGACGAGGACGATGCGCAGGACGGTTTCACCGAGGAGGACATCGAGGGTTTCTCTGCGGACGACCTCACGCCCGAGGACTTCGCGGGCGACGCGCAGGGCGACGGGGCATGCCGCGGATCGGACCGCGGCCGCCGCGACGGGGACGTGGCCGAATCGTGA